One Streptomyces sp. NBC_01217 genomic region harbors:
- the hemE gene encoding uroporphyrinogen decarboxylase, with amino-acid sequence MSANDRPMGQQTQTSATHESAFLKACRREPVPHTPVWFMRQAGRSLPEYLKVREGIGMLDSCMMPELVAEITMQPVRRHKVDAAIYFSDIVVPLKAIGIDLDIKPGVGPVIADPIRTRADLAQLRDLTPEDVTYVTEAIGLLTAELGATPLIGFAGAPFTLASYLVEGGPSRNHEHTKALMYGDPQLWADLLDRLAEITGAFLKVQIEAGVSAVQLFDSWVGALAPADYRRSVLPASAKVFEAVAEYGVPRIHFGVGTGELLGLMGEAGADVVGVDWRVPMDEAARRVGPGKALQGNLDPAVLFAPTATVQEKAQEVLDAAAGLEGHVFNLGHGVMPSMDPDALTRLVEYVHERTAR; translated from the coding sequence GTGAGTGCCAACGATCGCCCCATGGGCCAGCAGACGCAGACATCCGCCACCCATGAGTCGGCGTTCCTGAAGGCGTGCCGGCGCGAGCCCGTGCCGCACACGCCGGTCTGGTTCATGCGCCAGGCGGGGCGTTCGCTGCCCGAGTACCTGAAGGTGCGCGAGGGCATCGGGATGCTCGACTCCTGCATGATGCCGGAGCTGGTCGCGGAGATCACGATGCAGCCCGTCCGCCGTCACAAGGTCGACGCCGCGATCTACTTCAGCGACATCGTCGTACCCCTCAAGGCCATCGGGATCGACCTCGACATCAAGCCCGGCGTCGGCCCGGTCATCGCCGATCCGATCCGCACCCGCGCCGATCTGGCCCAGTTGCGCGACCTCACGCCCGAGGACGTCACCTACGTCACCGAGGCCATCGGGCTGCTCACCGCCGAGCTGGGCGCCACCCCCCTCATCGGGTTCGCGGGCGCGCCGTTCACCCTCGCCAGCTACCTCGTGGAGGGCGGCCCGTCCCGCAACCACGAGCACACCAAGGCCCTGATGTACGGCGACCCGCAGCTCTGGGCGGATCTGCTCGACCGGCTCGCCGAGATCACCGGCGCCTTCCTCAAGGTGCAGATCGAGGCCGGTGTCTCCGCGGTCCAGCTCTTCGACTCCTGGGTGGGCGCGCTGGCTCCCGCCGACTACCGACGTTCGGTGCTCCCCGCCTCGGCGAAGGTCTTCGAGGCCGTCGCCGAGTACGGGGTCCCGCGCATCCACTTCGGTGTCGGCACCGGCGAGCTGCTCGGCCTGATGGGCGAGGCCGGGGCGGACGTCGTCGGCGTCGACTGGCGGGTCCCGATGGACGAGGCCGCGCGCCGCGTCGGCCCCGGCAAGGCGCTCCAGGGCAACCTCGACCCCGCGGTGCTGTTCGCGCCGACGGCGACGGTTCAGGAGAAGGCCCAGGAGGTACTGGACGCGGCCGCCGGACTGGAGGGCCACGTCTTCAACCTCGGCCACGGCGTGATGCCGTCGATGGACCCGGACGCGCTGACCCGCCTCGTGGAGTACGTGCACGAGCGGACCGCGCGCTGA